GCGGCGCACCGCCCGGCGGACCACCGCGCCGGTGCCCTTGCCGAACGCCGAGATCTTGACGCGGGTCGGGCCGTGCGCACCGGCGGGACGGTCGATGACGACGTTGTGGGATCTGAGCCGGGTGCGGTGCAAGGTGGCCGACCAGCGGCGGGTGCCGCGCTGCAGGTCCAGCGTCACGGGGGTGCCGGCAGCGGCGGCGGGCTGACGGGAGCCGCCGGTGGCGACGCCCCGCAGGCGGGCGACGACCTCGGTGACCGGTGCGCCCCGGGACGGGCGGCCGTCGACGGCGCGCAGCCGGTCGCCCACCGCGATACCGGCACGCGCGGCGGGTCCGCCGGGCTGGACCCGGGACACCTCGATCCGGCCGTGGGACGCCTGGCGCACCCAGAGCCCGACGCCGACGTAGCCGCCGTCCAACTGCGCCTGGAAATCCTTGAACTCGCCCGCGCTGTAGATCGTCGACCAGCGGTCGCCGCTGCGGCTGACCACGTCCGCGGCGGCCTGCGCACCGGACTTGCCGTCCTCGACGGCCTCGGAAGCGGCCCGCTCGACGGCCGCGCGGTCCGCGGTGGCGGCCTCGGGGACCCGTCCGCCGGACGCCGCGCCGGCCGGTGCGGGACGCTCCGCGCCCCGGCCATCCTCGCTCCAGGTGCCGGTCGCCGCGCCGGTGGCGAGCACGCCGGCGAGGAACAACGTCAGGGCCGCCCCGCGGCGAATGCGGCGGGGCCGGTCGTACGAACACGGGCCCGGCATGCCGGTGAGTCTAGGGGACGAAAAGGCGCCGTACGGCAAGTTGACCGTACGGCGCCCCTTGGCAAAGCTCACACCTTGAGGTACTTGCGCAACGCGAAGAACGCGGCGAGCGCGGGCATCAGCAGCCCGATCAGGAGGACCAGCGGGAGGACCGCCGCCACCGAGTCCCAGCCGATGAAGTTGACCACCTGGATCTTCTTCGCCAGCCAGTTGTTGATGAGGGCGTACTTGCCGCCGACCAGCAGCACACAGGCGAAGGCCGCGCCCAGCAGCCCCGCAATGGCGGCCTCCAGGATGAACGGCATCTGGATGTAGAAGCTGGACGCTCCCACCAGCCGCATGATCCCGGTCTCCCTGCGCCTGCTGAACGCCGACACCCGGACGGTGTTGACGATCAGCATCAGCGCAACGACGAGCATCAGCGCCATCACGACTATCGCGGCGATGTTCATGCCGTTGAGGAGGTTGAACAGCGGCTCGACGGTGTCCCGTTGATCCTGCACTTCCTGGACACCGGGCCGCTCGGAGAACGCCGACTTGATGACGGCGTACTTCGTCGGGTCCTTGAGCTTGACGCGGAAGGACTCGGGCAGCTGGTCCGGCGTCACCACTCCGGCCACCGGCGTATCGCCGAACTGCTCCTTGTAGTGCTTGTAGGCCTGGTCGCTGGACTCGTACACCACCGGCTTCTGCACGATCGGCAGCCGGTCGAGCTCGGCCTTGATGTCGTTCTTCTGCTGCTGGGTGGCCGCGCCCTTGGCGCAGTTGGTGCCGGTGTCGGCATCGTTCTTGTTGCAGAAGAAGATGGAGACGTTGACCTTGTCGTACCAGTAGCCCTTCATCGTGCTGACCTGGTCGCGCATCAGCAGCGAGGCGCCGAACAGGCCCAGCGAGAGGGCTACGGAGACGATGACGGCGAAGGTCATCGTGAGGTTTCGGCGGAGACCGACGCCGATCTCCGACAGGACGAACTGGGCGCGCATGGCGTCCTTTCAGTACTGGGGGCCGTACACGCTTAGTGCTGGTAGCCGTACACGCCGCGCGACTGGTCGCGTACGAGCCGGCCCTTCTCGAGTTCCATGACCCGCTTGCGCATCTGGTCGACGATCTGCTGGTCGTGGGTGGCCATGACCACCGTCGTACCGGTCCGGTTGATCCGGTCCAGCAGCTTCATGATGCCGACCGAGGTCTGCGGGTCGAGGTTGCCGGTGGGCTCGTCCGCGATGAGCAGCATCGGGCGGTTGACGAAGGCCCGTGCGATGGCGACGCGCTGCTGCTCACCGCCGGAGAGCTCACCCGGCATACGGTCCTCTTTGCCGCCGAGTCCGACGAGTTCGAGGACCTCGGGAACCGTCTTGCGGATCTGGCCGCGCGGCTTGCCGATCACCTCGAGGGCAAAGG
This portion of the Streptomyces sp. 2114.4 genome encodes:
- a CDS encoding S41 family peptidase, which translates into the protein MPGPCSYDRPRRIRRGAALTLFLAGVLATGAATGTWSEDGRGAERPAPAGAASGGRVPEAATADRAAVERAASEAVEDGKSGAQAAADVVSRSGDRWSTIYSAGEFKDFQAQLDGGYVGVGLWVRQASHGRIEVSRVQPGGPAARAGIAVGDRLRAVDGRPSRGAPVTEVVARLRGVATGGSRQPAAAAGTPVTLDLQRGTRRWSATLHRTRLRSHNVVIDRPAGAHGPTRVKISAFGKGTGAVVRRAVRRASPQGGMLLDLRGNTGGLVTEAVATASAFLDGGLVATYDVRGSQRALYARRGGNTRIPLVVLVDGGTMSAAELLSGALQDRGRALVVGSRTFGKGSVQMPSTLADGSVAELTVGHYRTPSGRNVDGDGLAPDVMVGSGAEKRARTVLSGLGGGA
- the ftsX gene encoding permease-like cell division protein FtsX, translating into MRAQFVLSEIGVGLRRNLTMTFAVIVSVALSLGLFGASLLMRDQVSTMKGYWYDKVNVSIFFCNKNDADTGTNCAKGAATQQQKNDIKAELDRLPIVQKPVVYESSDQAYKHYKEQFGDTPVAGVVTPDQLPESFRVKLKDPTKYAVIKSAFSERPGVQEVQDQRDTVEPLFNLLNGMNIAAIVVMALMLVVALMLIVNTVRVSAFSRRRETGIMRLVGASSFYIQMPFILEAAIAGLLGAAFACVLLVGGKYALINNWLAKKIQVVNFIGWDSVAAVLPLVLLIGLLMPALAAFFALRKYLKV
- the ftsE gene encoding cell division ATP-binding protein FtsE, giving the protein MIRFDNVSKTYPKQNRPALRDVSLEIERGEFVFLVGSSGSGKSTFLRLLLREERASHGHVHVLGKDLGKLSNWKVPQMRRQVGTVFQDFRLLPNKTVGENVAFALEVIGKPRGQIRKTVPEVLELVGLGGKEDRMPGELSGGEQQRVAIARAFVNRPMLLIADEPTGNLDPQTSVGIMKLLDRINRTGTTVVMATHDQQIVDQMRKRVMELEKGRLVRDQSRGVYGYQH